One region of Ferrovum sp. JA12 genomic DNA includes:
- a CDS encoding aminopeptidase P N-terminal domain-containing protein, translating to MIGLIEQDFKQRRQRLARTLKEGVFILCTAPQVIRNADTHFNYRWDSNFHYLTGFKEPNAVLLMIIHDGLSQDILFCQPKDPDKEIWDGLRLGPEAAVEELAMDEAYSIHELNDRLSHYLTDQTTIFSTWGNKSPLEESIVNAINDIKSRARQGVSAPSQWVDVLSSIHEMRLIKDSSEIAILRHGANIAARAHNRSMLAIKDARYEYEIEAVILHEFKHSGADAPAYPSIVAAGNHATILHYIENNGSLNKKDLMLIDAGCEWQGYASDITRTFPMSGSFSGVQKELYEIVLDAQMKAIDCIKPGIQFNDYHLCAVRALVAGLIDLKLCTGTVDGVIESGDYRRFYMHRTGHWLGRDVHDVGQYSVEGQSRRLEPGMVMTVEPGLYIRADSSVPEQFHGIGIRIEDDVLVTHQGVEILTNQAYKTVDEIESWMNQ from the coding sequence ATGATAGGGCTGATCGAGCAAGATTTCAAACAAAGACGACAACGCTTAGCTCGTACTTTAAAAGAAGGGGTATTCATCCTATGTACTGCCCCCCAAGTTATCAGAAACGCTGATACGCATTTTAATTATCGTTGGGATAGTAATTTTCACTATCTCACGGGTTTTAAAGAGCCCAATGCAGTATTACTGATGATTATTCATGATGGCCTGTCACAGGATATTTTGTTTTGTCAGCCGAAAGATCCTGACAAAGAAATATGGGATGGTCTTCGTCTGGGGCCAGAGGCTGCGGTGGAAGAGCTCGCTATGGATGAGGCCTATTCAATTCATGAATTGAATGACCGGTTATCCCATTATCTGACCGATCAGACCACGATTTTCTCCACTTGGGGTAATAAAAGCCCCTTGGAAGAGAGTATTGTTAACGCTATCAACGACATCAAGTCGAGGGCTAGGCAGGGCGTGAGCGCTCCCAGTCAATGGGTAGATGTACTCTCCAGTATCCATGAAATGCGTTTAATTAAAGACTCATCAGAAATTGCAATCCTGCGCCATGGAGCTAACATTGCAGCTCGGGCCCATAATCGTTCTATGCTGGCTATAAAAGATGCGCGCTATGAGTATGAGATTGAGGCGGTAATTCTGCATGAATTTAAACACTCCGGTGCCGACGCCCCGGCCTATCCGTCAATTGTTGCGGCGGGAAACCATGCCACGATACTTCACTATATAGAAAATAATGGGAGCCTCAATAAAAAGGACTTAATGTTGATTGATGCGGGTTGTGAATGGCAAGGCTATGCCTCTGACATCACGAGAACCTTTCCGATGAGCGGGTCCTTTTCGGGAGTACAAAAAGAATTATATGAAATAGTATTAGATGCACAAATGAAAGCCATTGACTGCATTAAACCGGGTATTCAATTTAATGATTACCATCTGTGCGCTGTTCGAGCCTTGGTTGCGGGATTAATTGATTTGAAACTCTGCACTGGAACAGTGGATGGCGTTATTGAGTCAGGGGATTATCGGCGTTTTTATATGCACCGAACAGGTCATTGGCTGGGTAGAGATGTTCATGATGTGGGGCAGTACAGTGTTGAGGGACAATCTCGTCGTCTTGAGCCAGGTATGGTCATGACGGTTGAGCCGGGACTGTATATCAGAGCAGATTCCTCGGTCCCAGAACAGTTTCATGGGATTGGTATTAGAATTGAAGATGACGTATTGGTGACGCACCAAGGGGTTGAGATACTCACTAATCAAGCTTATAAAACAGTGGATGAAATTGAGTCATGGATGAATCAGTAA
- a CDS encoding nucleotidyltransferase family protein, which produces MITEVMILAAGRGERMRPLTDTMPKPLQLVKGKTLIERHVEALARAGVEHIVINLSWLGHLIEKALGDGSRFQVTIDYSVEESALGTLGGIVNALPLLQEEQFLVLSADIFTDFDFQPLLNRSLENQDVAHLVLIEKSPFEGDFSLHLDRVQEPNQTAYTYGNMGLYQRQALTAFPSGQVLDLGQYLRQAVARQQVSGQLFTGLWSNIGTINELTRINQLMSR; this is translated from the coding sequence TTGATTACTGAGGTCATGATTCTTGCGGCAGGCCGCGGGGAGAGAATGCGTCCATTGACGGATACTATGCCAAAACCCCTACAACTTGTGAAGGGCAAGACGCTGATTGAAAGACATGTGGAAGCGCTGGCTCGAGCGGGGGTAGAGCACATTGTTATAAACCTGTCTTGGCTGGGTCACCTGATTGAAAAGGCGCTGGGTGATGGCAGTCGCTTCCAGGTAACAATTGATTATTCTGTTGAAGAGAGCGCCTTAGGCACGCTTGGGGGAATTGTTAACGCTCTTCCCTTACTCCAAGAAGAACAATTTTTGGTGCTGAGCGCAGATATTTTTACAGATTTTGATTTTCAGCCCTTACTCAATAGATCCCTTGAGAATCAAGATGTGGCGCATCTTGTATTAATTGAAAAGAGCCCCTTTGAAGGGGACTTTTCTCTTCATTTAGACCGCGTTCAAGAGCCTAACCAGACTGCCTATACTTATGGCAATATGGGTCTATATCAACGGCAGGCTTTAACCGCTTTTCCCTCTGGACAAGTGTTGGACTTGGGACAATATCTGAGGCAGGCAGTCGCTCGACAACAGGTGAGTGGACAACTTTTTACAGGATTGTGGTCTAACATCGGTACGATAAATGAATTAACGAGAATTAACCAACTAATGAGTCGATAA
- a CDS encoding aminoglycoside phosphotransferase family protein: protein MDQRFQALMTWLNESHPVSANEVIPASADASHRRYYRFSWQGESFIVMDAPPNLEDCRPFITVQQQLYQVGVAVPEIFRQAPELGFLLLTDFGTETFLQRVSHYPDEANLWYQQALQALIPIQKNSQPGIFPDYSEQLLRHEMALFNDWYVTVEKKMVLSDELTVSLNKAIDRIIASIMKQKRVWVHRDYHSRNLMIYKGGLGIIDFQDAVYGPLTYDPVSLLRDAYIAWPEEQQLDWLIRYWQELRRENMLEDNDFSQFYRDVEMMGIQRHLKVVGIFARLAHRDHKLSYLADIPRVWGYLRSAVSRYQELSPLMRVLDYIENSHVDTGYTF from the coding sequence ATGGATCAGAGATTTCAGGCACTCATGACATGGCTCAATGAGAGCCATCCCGTTTCGGCCAATGAGGTTATCCCAGCCTCAGCTGATGCTTCCCATCGACGATATTATCGATTCTCATGGCAGGGGGAGTCATTTATTGTGATGGATGCCCCGCCAAACTTAGAGGATTGTCGTCCTTTCATCACCGTGCAACAGCAATTGTACCAAGTTGGCGTAGCTGTGCCTGAGATTTTTCGTCAGGCACCCGAGTTGGGTTTTTTATTATTAACGGATTTTGGCACTGAGACGTTTTTACAGAGAGTGTCGCACTATCCCGATGAGGCTAACCTATGGTATCAACAAGCCTTGCAGGCACTTATTCCCATCCAAAAAAACAGTCAGCCAGGAATATTTCCAGATTATTCTGAACAATTGTTGCGTCATGAAATGGCTTTATTTAACGACTGGTATGTGACGGTAGAAAAAAAGATGGTGCTGAGTGACGAGCTCACCGTCTCCTTAAATAAAGCGATAGATCGCATCATAGCCAGTATAATGAAACAAAAGAGGGTGTGGGTGCATCGTGATTATCATAGTCGTAACCTAATGATTTATAAGGGAGGGTTAGGCATTATTGATTTTCAGGATGCGGTCTACGGACCGCTGACTTATGACCCGGTCTCCCTACTCAGAGATGCTTATATTGCTTGGCCTGAAGAGCAGCAGTTGGATTGGTTGATCCGCTACTGGCAAGAGCTGCGACGGGAAAACATGTTAGAAGACAATGACTTTTCTCAGTTTTATCGTGATGTTGAGATGATGGGAATTCAACGACATTTAAAAGTGGTGGGTATTTTTGCAAGACTGGCCCACCGAGACCATAAATTGAGTTATTTGGCGGATATTCCCCGTGTTTGGGGATACTTAAGAAGTGCTGTCTCCCGTTATCAAGAACTGTCTCCGTTAATGAGAGTCCTGGATTATATTGAAAATAGCCATGTGGATACAGGGTATACCTTTTGA
- a CDS encoding LPS-assembly protein LptD, which yields MLLLLPWEALAEDSIDHALILQPAKKYRLSIPPLPDNEQVVFIRGDHVVSQNGFVAQADGHAEARRGSLSLFADHIYFKQQTNTIDATDHVHLVKDGLITVDGPHGVLNMDTHQGFFDNPTLFYAPTPDRPWGARVSASLMNFLNDHQEHGINSSYTTCPIGRDDWSINTSSLDLNQETNKGTAHNGTIDFMGTPILYAPQLTFPLNGSRQSGFLSPTIGASTSTGQDYAIPYYFNLAPNFDDTLTPRTMSARGIQLGNDFRYLEPAFSGDLITEILPHDVQTNTSRWFYSWKNNYAIAPGVGVSTDIEQVSDPNYFNDLSSLLSPLALAYLPRNINLTYNRIPNWTINLQSISYQTLFGATPQYRMEPQINANYSKISESGNYAIDAVNQYTNFVSPGFYINGNSNYNGIVYNAAQQSVTSADRFVSYPSITFPFHNSYSFIKFKTGLNLTQYNLTEFANQAGYPSSTLTRTLPITSVDSGLIFERNDSLLGHSYTQTLEPRLYYLYIPYQNQSQFPVFDTSLANFDSTTIFSENQFNGYDRINNANQLTAAVTSRFIEPTSQIEELRLMVGQRFYFTQNQVLLPGEAAYPYSVSDYIAEASANINNKWKFSGTLDLNAQTHQTEQIYIYGNYSPAPGKLVNVGYQNNVNQFFTINPTITPAQVYNNTIQTFSYFPIRQWDVSTQWPVTQQISVLGRVSYSTIINQVMQGLMGIEYNQGCWALRLVSTRFAVSSIQTNSAFFIQLELGGLGLGQNPLQSLLLNIPGYVKTTTLDTP from the coding sequence TTGTTACTACTATTGCCATGGGAGGCTTTAGCTGAAGACAGTATTGATCATGCCCTTATACTGCAACCCGCAAAAAAATATCGTTTATCTATCCCGCCCCTCCCTGATAACGAGCAGGTTGTATTTATCCGTGGTGATCATGTGGTATCTCAAAATGGTTTTGTGGCTCAAGCAGATGGGCACGCTGAAGCACGTCGCGGCAGCCTGTCTTTATTCGCTGACCACATTTACTTCAAACAACAAACCAACACCATCGATGCGACAGACCACGTTCATTTGGTCAAAGATGGGTTAATTACCGTAGACGGACCCCATGGTGTATTGAATATGGATACCCATCAAGGCTTTTTCGACAATCCAACTTTGTTTTACGCCCCAACCCCAGATCGACCCTGGGGGGCCAGGGTAAGCGCCTCCTTAATGAACTTCTTAAACGATCATCAGGAACATGGTATCAATAGTTCTTACACCACCTGCCCCATTGGACGAGACGATTGGAGTATTAATACAAGCTCCCTGGATTTAAATCAAGAAACCAACAAAGGAACCGCCCATAACGGGACCATTGATTTTATGGGCACTCCCATATTGTATGCTCCCCAGCTCACCTTCCCTCTCAATGGTTCACGTCAATCCGGGTTTTTGTCTCCGACCATTGGGGCGAGTACCAGCACCGGACAGGATTACGCTATTCCCTATTATTTTAATTTAGCGCCTAATTTTGACGACACCCTTACTCCAAGAACCATGAGTGCCAGGGGTATTCAGTTGGGGAATGATTTTCGTTACCTAGAACCCGCCTTCTCTGGTGATTTAATCACTGAAATTCTTCCTCATGATGTACAAACCAATACTTCCCGTTGGTTTTATAGCTGGAAAAATAATTACGCTATTGCACCAGGTGTTGGGGTATCCACGGACATCGAGCAAGTGTCTGACCCCAATTACTTTAACGATTTGAGTTCACTGTTGTCACCCTTGGCTTTGGCATATTTACCAAGAAACATTAACTTAACTTACAACCGTATCCCTAACTGGACCATTAATTTACAATCTATTTCATACCAAACATTATTCGGCGCCACGCCTCAATACCGGATGGAGCCACAAATTAATGCCAATTATTCTAAAATCAGTGAGAGTGGAAATTACGCTATTGATGCTGTCAATCAGTACACTAACTTTGTCAGTCCGGGTTTTTACATTAATGGTAATTCTAATTACAACGGGATTGTCTACAATGCCGCACAACAATCTGTCACGAGCGCCGATCGCTTTGTGAGTTACCCCTCCATCACTTTTCCATTTCACAATAGTTATAGTTTTATTAAATTCAAAACGGGGCTTAACCTGACGCAATACAATTTAACTGAATTTGCGAATCAAGCAGGCTATCCCTCCTCAACCTTAACAAGAACGTTACCCATTACGAGCGTAGACTCGGGGCTGATTTTTGAAAGAAACGACTCTCTACTGGGTCATAGCTATACACAAACCCTGGAGCCCAGGCTTTACTACCTATATATCCCCTATCAAAATCAGTCACAGTTTCCGGTTTTTGATACTTCCCTGGCTAATTTTGACTCAACGACCATATTCTCAGAAAACCAATTTAATGGTTATGATCGAATCAATAATGCAAACCAGTTAACGGCAGCCGTCACCTCTCGGTTTATTGAACCCACCTCGCAAATTGAGGAATTAAGACTCATGGTGGGGCAACGTTTTTATTTCACACAAAATCAAGTATTGCTGCCAGGGGAAGCCGCTTACCCTTATAGCGTGTCAGACTATATTGCTGAAGCCAGTGCAAATATTAATAACAAATGGAAATTCAGCGGCACCCTTGATTTAAACGCACAAACCCATCAAACAGAACAGATTTATATTTATGGTAATTACTCACCGGCCCCAGGAAAACTAGTTAATGTTGGCTATCAAAATAATGTTAATCAATTCTTTACGATTAACCCCACGATTACGCCAGCGCAGGTGTATAACAACACCATTCAAACCTTTTCCTATTTTCCGATTCGCCAGTGGGATGTGTCTACACAATGGCCGGTGACACAACAAATATCAGTCCTCGGGCGAGTGTCCTATTCGACAATTATCAATCAAGTCATGCAAGGTTTGATGGGAATTGAGTATAATCAAGGTTGTTGGGCATTACGCTTAGTCAGTACACGATTTGCAGTGTCATCGATTCAAACCAACTCTGCATTTTTTATTCAATTAGAATTAGGAGGACTTGGTTTAGGGCAAAACCCACTGCAGTCACTACTGCTGAATATTCCAGGTTACGTTAAAACCACTACCCTTGATACCCCATGA
- a CDS encoding peptidylprolyl isomerase, translating into MISLKKIFTSAFIYLLLLYGFAAGAVDKQPAPPDVIDRIVAVVNSDVITSSDLADKTNLIAKQLQQQNIPLPDKKILMRQVLEKMIYDSVQKQYAIEMGLNVEDSQLDQAIERIAASNHLSVKNFYKQVTTEGVPVKKFREEIRTEMLLAELKKREVDNKVQVSDSEIKAQLAQEKKLGANAQEEYEIAHIYVAVPENSTRDQREASRKKIEKALNIIKSGTAFSQVAASYSDAPDALQGGNLGWRPSSRLPVLFVEALQTMHAGDVSKILETSNGFHLIQLLDVRGGASAKKITQYHVRQILVKVNPGQEAEAKRKILSLYDRLRGGEDFAKVASLASEDDSRNNGGDVGWITAGETLPEFEKELVPLHVGDISQPFQTALGWHIVQLVGERQNDTSLEGRMAAIRQGITARKTDELFDEWVRQLRDNAYVDIRTDDY; encoded by the coding sequence ATGATATCTCTAAAGAAAATTTTTACTTCAGCCTTTATTTACTTATTATTGCTATATGGCTTTGCAGCAGGGGCTGTTGATAAACAACCAGCTCCCCCTGATGTGATTGATCGGATTGTGGCCGTGGTTAACTCTGACGTGATCACCTCCTCAGATTTGGCAGACAAAACCAACTTAATTGCGAAACAACTTCAACAACAAAATATTCCCTTACCAGATAAAAAAATCCTGATGCGGCAAGTATTGGAAAAAATGATCTATGACTCAGTACAAAAACAATACGCTATTGAGATGGGGCTTAACGTGGAAGACTCACAACTTGATCAAGCAATTGAAAGAATCGCTGCCAGTAATCATTTATCCGTTAAGAATTTTTACAAGCAAGTCACTACCGAAGGGGTTCCAGTTAAAAAATTTCGTGAAGAAATTCGCACTGAAATGCTGTTGGCTGAATTAAAGAAAAGAGAAGTGGATAACAAAGTTCAAGTGAGTGACAGTGAAATCAAAGCACAACTGGCCCAAGAAAAAAAATTAGGTGCCAACGCACAAGAAGAATATGAAATTGCCCATATTTATGTTGCAGTCCCGGAAAACTCTACCAGAGATCAACGCGAAGCGAGCCGAAAAAAAATAGAAAAAGCCTTAAATATTATTAAATCCGGTACAGCTTTTTCTCAAGTGGCCGCCAGTTATTCAGATGCGCCCGATGCACTTCAAGGTGGGAACTTAGGCTGGCGTCCCTCATCTCGCCTTCCCGTTCTGTTTGTAGAAGCCTTACAAACCATGCATGCAGGCGATGTGAGTAAGATCTTAGAAACCTCCAACGGTTTTCATTTGATTCAATTATTAGATGTTCGCGGTGGCGCTAGTGCCAAAAAAATAACTCAGTATCATGTCCGTCAGATCCTCGTGAAAGTCAATCCAGGGCAAGAAGCGGAAGCCAAAAGAAAGATTTTATCCCTCTATGATCGTTTACGGGGTGGGGAAGACTTTGCCAAAGTAGCCAGCTTGGCCTCCGAAGATGACAGTCGGAACAACGGGGGCGACGTGGGTTGGATTACAGCAGGAGAGACCCTGCCGGAGTTTGAAAAAGAACTGGTCCCTCTTCATGTTGGCGACATCAGTCAACCCTTTCAAACCGCCTTGGGTTGGCATATTGTTCAATTGGTGGGTGAGCGACAAAATGATACGTCTCTGGAAGGACGTATGGCAGCTATTAGACAAGGCATTACCGCCCGTAAAACCGATGAATTGTTCGATGAATGGGTTCGCCAACTCAGGGATAATGCCTACGTCGATATAAGAACCGATGACTACTAA
- the pdxA gene encoding 4-hydroxythreonine-4-phosphate dehydrogenase PdxA, giving the protein MTTKYNKRIALSVGEPAGIGPDLAVLLAHQAQCEAQLIFCADQHLLSSRAALLGIPFDYEEFDPHHSEQCQGAVYVWHHPLKSPVTPGQLNSANAPYVLEALNSAAELTAQGISHALVTGPIQKSIIEEAGIPFTGHTEYLAHKFTVPKVVMLLEGGHLRVALATTHLPLSCVASAITEEDLFSTIQILHQGLIHRFGIPQPTIKVAGLNPHAGENGHLGLEEITIISPVIERCRALGQHIDGPFSADTLFLDEVLQGVDCVLAMYHDQGLPVLKTKSFGQGVNITLGLPIIRTSVDHGTALSLAGKKESLIDTGSLKQAIDTALSMQT; this is encoded by the coding sequence ATGACTACTAAATATAATAAACGGATTGCCCTATCAGTGGGCGAACCCGCAGGGATAGGACCTGATCTCGCCGTATTATTAGCCCATCAAGCTCAGTGTGAGGCCCAACTGATTTTTTGCGCTGACCAGCACTTACTGAGCTCACGGGCCGCCCTGTTAGGCATCCCATTCGATTACGAGGAATTTGATCCTCATCATAGCGAACAATGCCAGGGAGCCGTTTACGTATGGCATCATCCTCTGAAATCCCCTGTGACACCAGGGCAACTGAACAGCGCTAATGCCCCTTATGTGTTAGAAGCCCTCAATAGTGCGGCGGAGTTAACCGCGCAGGGCATAAGCCACGCTTTGGTTACGGGTCCCATTCAAAAAAGCATTATCGAAGAGGCTGGAATTCCGTTTACTGGCCACACAGAATATTTGGCACATAAATTTACTGTCCCTAAAGTGGTCATGCTGTTAGAGGGAGGCCATCTTCGGGTAGCTTTGGCCACCACTCATTTACCGTTAAGTTGCGTTGCCAGCGCCATTACAGAAGAGGATTTGTTTTCAACTATACAAATCCTTCATCAGGGATTAATTCATCGCTTTGGGATCCCGCAGCCAACTATTAAGGTTGCTGGCCTCAACCCTCATGCAGGTGAGAATGGTCACTTGGGCCTTGAGGAAATCACCATTATCTCTCCCGTGATAGAACGCTGCCGTGCATTGGGGCAACATATTGACGGCCCCTTCTCTGCCGATACTCTCTTTCTTGATGAGGTACTTCAAGGAGTGGACTGTGTTCTTGCCATGTATCATGATCAAGGCCTCCCTGTATTAAAAACCAAAAGCTTTGGTCAGGGCGTGAATATTACCCTGGGCTTACCTATCATTCGCACATCCGTTGATCATGGAACCGCTTTGTCACTGGCTGGCAAAAAAGAGAGCTTGATTGACACGGGCAGCTTAAAACAAGCCATTGACACCGCTTTATCCATGCAAACATAA
- the rsmA gene encoding 16S rRNA (adenine(1518)-N(6)/adenine(1519)-N(6))-dimethyltransferase RsmA, which produces MARHIPRKRFGQHFLVDQSVIKQIILASHLKQTDHVIEIGPGLGALTHPLLAELNHLTIIELDRNLIDYWQQQTQYKDKLSIIDSDVLAVNFKEFPQGYRLFGNLPYNISTPLLFHLNDGATQWQDAHFMLQKEVVDRLTALPNCRDYGRLTVMMSYRYNLEHLFDVPPEAFDPPPKVMSAMVRLMPKPPEQLTAHNEKHFEKLVMTAFSQRRKMLRSTLKGWVSDHQWRELGMDSQRRAETLSLEEFINMSNYLCDTD; this is translated from the coding sequence ATGGCCAGACATATTCCTCGAAAGCGCTTTGGGCAACATTTTTTGGTGGATCAATCTGTTATTAAACAGATTATTCTAGCCAGCCATCTCAAGCAAACCGATCATGTCATTGAAATTGGCCCAGGCTTAGGAGCGCTCACTCATCCCTTATTGGCCGAGTTAAATCATCTCACCATCATTGAACTCGATAGAAACTTAATTGACTATTGGCAACAACAAACCCAATACAAGGATAAGTTATCCATTATTGACAGCGATGTACTGGCGGTCAATTTTAAAGAGTTCCCACAGGGTTATCGTCTCTTTGGAAACCTCCCCTATAATATTTCCACCCCCTTACTGTTTCACTTAAATGATGGTGCCACTCAATGGCAGGACGCTCATTTTATGCTTCAAAAAGAAGTGGTCGATCGCTTGACGGCGTTACCCAATTGCCGAGACTACGGACGTTTAACGGTGATGATGTCCTACCGCTATAATCTGGAGCATTTGTTTGATGTGCCGCCCGAAGCCTTTGATCCCCCACCAAAAGTGATGTCTGCTATGGTCAGACTAATGCCCAAACCCCCAGAGCAACTCACTGCACACAATGAGAAACATTTTGAAAAACTGGTGATGACAGCTTTTTCTCAAAGAAGGAAAATGCTTCGCTCAACGCTTAAAGGTTGGGTGAGTGACCACCAATGGCGCGAGCTCGGAATGGATTCTCAGCGTCGTGCTGAAACGCTGAGCTTAGAAGAGTTTATTAATATGTCTAATTATTTGTGCGATACAGATTAA
- a CDS encoding anthranilate synthase component II — MLLMIDNYDSFTYNLVQYFGELGEEVLVKRNDDITLQEVIQLKPSYIVISPGPCSPKEAGISVEVIRQLAGHIPILGVCLGHQAIGEALGGKVIHAKTVMHGKVSPIFHQHQGVFTDLPNPMKATRYHSLAVERESLPAELTVTAWTQDGEIMGLKHIHYPLEGVQFHPESILTEQGHQLLNNFLNLYRTNN; from the coding sequence ATGCTGTTAATGATTGATAATTATGATTCGTTCACCTATAACCTAGTCCAGTATTTTGGTGAATTAGGTGAGGAAGTCTTGGTCAAAAGAAATGACGACATCACTCTGCAAGAGGTCATTCAACTCAAGCCAAGTTATATCGTGATCTCCCCTGGTCCCTGTAGCCCCAAGGAAGCGGGTATATCCGTGGAAGTGATTCGTCAATTAGCTGGACACATCCCCATCCTGGGTGTGTGTTTAGGTCATCAAGCCATTGGCGAGGCCTTGGGTGGTAAGGTGATTCATGCTAAGACTGTGATGCATGGTAAAGTCTCCCCCATCTTTCATCAGCATCAAGGAGTTTTTACGGATCTTCCCAATCCCATGAAGGCCACTCGTTATCATTCGTTAGCTGTTGAGAGGGAATCGTTACCTGCTGAGTTAACAGTGACCGCCTGGACCCAGGATGGAGAAATCATGGGCTTAAAACATATCCACTATCCATTAGAGGGGGTTCAGTTTCATCCTGAATCCATTCTAACGGAACAGGGGCATCAGCTACTGAATAATTTTCTTAATCTGTATCGCACAAATAATTAG
- a CDS encoding LOG family protein: MTDNSHQDHSKGIPTPPRRLERVCPLPWEHPVSIQQAEELKRRQQEIMDNPSYVEPDRDVSFIHEDELRGVRLQLDYTKAEATMNAYGIHHAIVVFGSTRLKDERVAKMDHELILSKLAADPTNSALQQEVRLSEKQVGLSRYYEVARQLGRLVGQSGHGPQDSSLVIMTGGGPGGMEAANRGAFEVGARTVGLNITLPREQYPNPYITPGLCFQFHYFALRKLHFMKRAVALVAVPGGYGTLDELFGALTLIQTRKIAPIPIVLVGESYWREVVNFERLLEYGNIDQEDLNLFWYAETADEVWSGIKEWHRNNGTDIFDGEGHILPRTKSSLRPDPI, encoded by the coding sequence ATGACAGATAACTCTCATCAAGACCACTCTAAAGGGATCCCGACCCCCCCCCGTAGACTAGAGAGAGTATGCCCTCTGCCATGGGAGCATCCGGTAAGCATTCAGCAGGCTGAGGAGTTAAAGCGACGCCAACAGGAGATTATGGATAATCCCTCCTATGTTGAGCCTGATCGTGATGTGTCCTTTATCCATGAAGACGAGTTAAGAGGCGTTCGTTTGCAATTGGATTACACCAAAGCTGAGGCCACCATGAATGCCTATGGCATTCATCATGCGATTGTGGTGTTTGGCAGTACTCGCTTAAAAGACGAGAGAGTGGCTAAAATGGATCACGAGTTAATCTTATCCAAATTGGCAGCCGACCCTACTAATTCGGCTTTACAACAAGAGGTCCGTCTATCGGAAAAACAGGTTGGATTGTCACGGTATTATGAAGTGGCTCGTCAGTTAGGTCGATTAGTGGGGCAGTCAGGTCATGGACCGCAGGATTCAAGTTTAGTCATTATGACAGGAGGGGGCCCCGGTGGCATGGAGGCGGCTAACCGAGGAGCCTTTGAGGTGGGGGCTCGCACCGTGGGCTTAAACATTACCCTGCCCAGAGAGCAGTACCCCAATCCCTATATCACACCGGGGTTATGTTTTCAGTTTCACTATTTTGCTTTGCGTAAATTGCATTTTATGAAACGCGCAGTCGCCTTGGTGGCAGTGCCTGGAGGCTATGGCACCTTAGATGAGTTGTTTGGCGCATTAACCCTCATTCAAACCAGAAAAATTGCCCCCATTCCCATTGTGTTAGTGGGTGAGAGTTATTGGCGTGAGGTGGTTAACTTTGAACGGCTATTGGAATATGGCAATATTGATCAAGAAGATTTGAATCTTTTTTGGTACGCGGAAACCGCTGATGAGGTGTGGTCTGGTATCAAAGAATGGCATCGTAATAATGGAACTGATATTTTTGATGGTGAAGGACATATTCTACCTAGAACCAAATCCTCACTGCGGCCCGACCCTATTTAG